CGCGGGCTCGGTGAACCTGGTGCACTGAGCGTCGGTAGTACCAGCGGTTCAGCGGATAGCGCGGCGATTGATCTTCCTGGCAGGGACCTGGTGTCTGCGTTCCGACCGACATGGCTAGGTCGGTTGCGTGCGGTTGCGGGAGCGCGGCCAGGGGTGCCGACAACAGCCCAGGACGTATGTTCGGCAGACTCGCCAGCCTGCCCTCCCTAAGGCGATGGCTCGCTCTTGGACTCGACTGCACGCGCATCTGGGCGTTCCGCCCGGCGCGATCACCTTTGGCATGGTGGAGAAGGCCGTCGCGGATCGCCTCGACGAAACCGACGATCTCGGCCGGTGGGTCATCAGCAACACCCTCGCAGCCTCCGACAGCATCAGCGGCCGTCCTGTGATCGTCGAGCTCCACCATGACGGAACGACGGTGCTGGCCGCCGACCTGTCCTGGAAGGCCCTCGAATCCCTCACGGATACCCAAGCGAGCTGCCCGGTACGCATCGACGCGGTGGCCTCGGCCGCTTTCGACGCGGTGGCTCTCGCCGCCGAATTCCGCAGGGCCCTGCTGGACGACAGCGCCTCGGACGTGACGGCCCTCGTCGTCGCGCCACCCGACTACCGCGAGCCCTTCGTGCCCGTGACCACGGAGATGGGCAGCTTCGTCACCATCCCGGACTACGCCCGGCGGCCACCCCGACTGCTGCCGGCCACCTCAGAGATTCCGGCAGCCTCGGATGCGGACGTGCTCCGGAGCGTGGCCGAGGAGCTGCGTGCGGGCATCGTCAACCAGTTCGGTCTGGAGTAGACGCGGGTCGGGGAGCAGCATGACGGATGACATGAGCGCGGGCGGATTCTCCAACGTGCACGAGGCGTTCCTTCGGGCAACCGCACAGGTCGAAAAGGAGATGAGCCAGCTCCTCGCTCTAGAGGGAGGGTGGGAGGAGGAGTACATCACCCAGCGGCTGTGTCTGGCCGTCGTGCCCGAAGTGAGGTACGCGCGGTTCAACAAGCGGCAGGAGGGCCGCCTCGGCGCGGATTACATCTGGTGGTGGCTGGACCGGTCCGGCGAGTGCTACGGCTGCCTCATCCGGGCGAAGAGCATCAAGCGCGACGGGCGGAGGTGGCGGATCGGCTTCACACCCGCGCAACACCCGAGAACAGCTGCGGAGCCTGTTCGAAACCGCTGACGTTCTGCGGATCCCGGCCGGGTTCATGCTGTACGCCGGTGATCGGGACTATCGGGCCCAAATGGGCTGCACGTCGACACACGCGGGCCGAACGCCATGCGGGGAGCGGGACGGAGCGGCCGTGACGCTGGTGCCGGCGCTGGTGGCAGAGCGGGAGATCTGGCTGGCCGAGGCCGCGCCCTGGCATCCGGACCGCAGCGCAGTTGAGGTGTTCTGCCAGTGGGCGAAGCCGCTGATCGAGATCACCGCACCCGGCGCGTACGGCAGGAGCAACCTCTACCGTGCGCTCGACCTCGGCGACGCCGATCCGCGGCTGCGCGAGTTCCTCTGCGCGGACCAGGTCGGCGCCCGAAAGGTAGCCCGTCACATCTTCGACATCGTGGGCCTGATGGCGAGGGGATGTTCGCCGCTGCGGTGGGTGCGGCGCCGGTCGACTCGGGTACCGCGAGCGTCTTCCGCGAAGCGCCCGATCTGCGTGGACACTTCACCGTGCCGTACTTCGAGCACACTCTCCGAGGACTGCGCACAGAGCTGCCGGACTACGTAGAACGATCCCTTGCCGGGAACCCGCCGCCCGAGATCGTCGAGAAGGTGGACGGGATCGTCCTCGTCGAGCTGTAGCGGCAAGGGCGTGCAGGGGCACACTGTCCGGTGCGGTCATCGTGCTGATCTCCTTCAAAGACTTGGTCGTCTTGAAAGATCAGCCGGTGGCCGTTCTTCTATGCGGGCACCATCCCGATGCCGGAGCAAACCCCCGGATCAGGTCGAACCCGTACACCACTTCCCTGGACGCAACCCTGCGATCGCCATGCGCGGCTATCCGCTGCACTCGGCTGGCCAGGCGAAGGACGCGGTGGTTTCGCTCCCCAATCCGGCGGTTCGTCATACGACCGCCCCCTGTGACTGAACCTGACGGGGGTGCAGGCGCCGTGAGACAACCGTGGACCAACGACGAACGCCATTCGCCTCGGCGCTCGATTCAGTGATGTGGTCGGGCCTCTCTCACTTCACTGTGTTCCCTGCTGGTCGGCGAGGCGCGCGGAGCTGTGCCCCGTGCGGGTGACTGGATCGCCTGCCGGGTGTGTGCGCCGCGGCACGGGAGGGCGGGTGGAGCCGCAACCGTGGCCCGGCTTCGGCGTACCTGCTCCTGGCGTGTTGACTGCGACTCGGGGACGGTCCGGCATCGGCACAGGAAACCTCGGCGGGCAGCGTCAAGGCGGCGTCCAAGCTCGGCTACTTACGGACGGGGAGCGTCTGGATGTGTGCTGTCACTCGTGAGAGGGCATGTGAGCTGGTATGACGGCCTCGTGGTCGCCTGATCGTGTGGGTTTGGGCGGTTCGGGCCGGTCGGCCTGCTTGGTCCTGTTGGGCTGTCTGGGTGAGTGACCGCAAGCCTTACAAGAGCGACTTACCCGATGAGTCGTTGGGCGCTGATCGAGCCGGTGATCTCGTCATGGAAGGCCGACCGTCCGTCCCCGACGAGACATCAGGGCCGATACGAGATGCGAGAGATCGTCAACGCGATCCTGTACCAGGGCAGGACGGGCTGCCAGTGGGACTACCTCCCCCATGACCTGCCGCCGAAGTCGGCCGTCTGCTACTACTTCGCGGCCTGGCGCGACGACGGCACGGACGTGAAGATCAACGACCTGCTGCGCTGGCAGGTCCGGGAGAAGGCCGGGCGGCCGGAGGATCCGAGCCTGGTCGTGATCGACACGCAGAGCGTCCACGCCGCGGTGAACGTCCCTGCGACCACGACCGGGAAGGACGCGGCCAAGAAGGTGCCCGGACGCAAGCGCGGGTTGGCGGTCGACGTCCTCGGCCTGGTCATCGCCGTCACCGTGCTGGCCGCCAGCGCCCACGACAACGCGTTCGGCATCGCGCTGCTCGGCCAGGTCGCCCCCATCGGCACCATCAAGAAGGCTCTGGTCGACCAGGGCTTCAAGAAGACCGTCGTCGAGCACGGCGCAAGGTCGGCATCGACGTCGAGATCGTCGAACGCAACCCCGTGGACAAGGGCGCCGGCTTCATCCCGCAGGCCAAGAGGTGGATCGTGGAGCAGACGCTCGGCATCCTCATGCTGTTCCGGCGGCTCGTGCGGGACTACGAGAGCAGGCCGAAGTCCTCGGAGTCCAGGGTGCGCTGGGCCATGATTGACGTGATAACACGCCGGCTCACCGGCCAGACCACGCCCACCTGGGGCGGGTGACCGCATGGATGACCAGGTCACGCCGCTTCTGGAGCGGATCGACGCACGCGAACGCGAGCTCGTCGGCGATGCAGCGCAGATCCGTGCGCAGATGGACGAGCTCACCGCGCGCCTGCGTGAACTCGACGAGGAGGTCGAGAGCCTGGCGGTGACCCGAAAGACGCTCCTCGCCCTGCCGCCAGCGACCCCGGAGCCAGCCGAGGAGCCGCCTGTCCTGCCGGCCAACCCGGCGTACCAGCAGATCCTCGACGTCTTCGCCGACGCTGCTGGACCGATGCGTTCCCGCGACCTGTGCCAGGCCCTGGACCTCCCGCTAAAACCGAGGAACATCGAGAGTACCCGGCACAAGCTCAAGCGTCTGGTCGGCCTGGGCGTCCTCGCCGAGACCGACCGGGCCTGTTCATCCAGCGCCGCCCGTAGCAGCTCTCCGTTTCGTGCCACCCGTCCGTCACGGCTGCCGCACTCGCCATCCGGCTCACGACGCGATCGCTAGCGACCCGTCATGCGGAGCCACTGCATCGTTGTGACGAGTTCTTCGCCGAAGTCCTCGCAGAGCGCGAGCAACTCGCGACCCGTGAACGAGTCGGGCAGCCCTGCGGAATCGGGGAGAACCCCGAGAGCACCGTGACAGGCGGTCTCGACAGCGAAGTGGCGCGACGCGAAATAGCCCTCGCTCGCACGGTCCGCCAGGTCGGCGAGGTACTGGTTGTGGGCTTCCTCCGAGGGGTGGGAGTAGAAGGAGCCCTCGACGAGACCGTCGAGGTAGTTCGCCAGGCCGGCCGAGGCTTCGACCACTCGCTCGACTTCGTCCACGCCAGGCTTGTCCAGCAGTTCGCCGAAGGTCAGCAGGTTGCTGATGGTCTCCAACTGGAAGAGCTGGACCGTGTCCGGGTCGACTTCAGACGTGAAGAGCGGGGCCGTGCACAGCTCGGCGATTGCTCGCCGGTATGCGCGATCCGACTGTTCACCAGGGGGCGATGCTGCCAGTCGGAACAGCGACTCCAGCACGGACGGGTCGACGCCCCACTCTGCATCCAATTCGAACGCGAGTATCGGCGCACGCCACCGCCACAGGGCCAGGACGGCCGCCTGACGCTGGTGAACGGGCTTCAGGTCCGCCAATCGCTCGATCCGCACCACGTTCGTGAGTCAGCCCTTCTGATCTATCGTCCCCGCCCGCCCCCCTTTACCTCGGGACACTGTAGAAGCCGCCGAAGGACCACGTGACCGCCAGGACAGTGCCTGGCACAAGCCAACTACAGGAATCGGGGTCATACCGGTTCAGAATGCCCTCTGAGGCGTTCCCGGTCCCCAAAGGCTAGCCCCTGGGGCGTTCCGGCAGGGCACAACGCCGGGCAGCGGCCGGTAGGGACCGCTGGCCGGCGGCGCCAAGAGGGGGCGTTGGGGAAGGGTCACAACTCAACTGCAGAATCAAGCGCGTTGGCCTCCTCCCAACGCCTTCGATCGCCGATCGCCCGGGCGGCGGATCGGTGGCCGACAACTTGCCCGGCCGACACCGCCTTCCTCGACCCCCCACGCGTACTGGCCCATCGGGTGGATCGGACACCCTGGCTACGGCAGTCAGTTCCCGTGCGGCGTCCGACGTCCAGCGTTGTCCCAGCCAGGCGCCAGGGCTTCCCGCTTGAGCATCCTGGGCCCCCGTCGGGCGGTGCGAACAAGCAGCCCCAGCAGGAATGCCTGGAAGGCGTACGTGAACAGGAGGATGCCCCACATCATCGCGTCGGTCTCGGCCCAGGCGCCGAGGGAGCTGACGACAGCGAGAAGGGCAGTGCCTGTCGGTACGGCAAGGCACAGGGCCAACAGTCCGGCGACCTGGCTGCCGTCCTCTCCAGCGCCGAGCAGGAGGAGAAAGCCAGCCAGGCCAAGGTAGGCGCATGAAAGCCAGTTGCCGAAGGTCAGGGTCGCGATCGTTCGCAGTCCGGAACGCATGTTGCTCCTTGATTGTTAACGGCACGCGCCCTTGCGTGGGCCGTGTCGCAGGTCGTACTGGCGGGCTCGCCGGCCGGGCCCGTGTGTTCACCATCGTGGTGTCGGACACCCTGACCGCGTGAGAGTACGGATACTCAAGTGGCTTCTCGGCCACTTCGACCTAATTTGCGTCGAAGTCACGCAGCCGTTCCTTACGTTCATTGAACTCCCGGTCGTTGAACCGGCTGGTGGAGTTCAGTGTCGCGTTGAAGTACGGGGGCGGTTCGTTCTCAGGGTCCAAGGAGAACGACAAACGCGAAGGCTGCCGCGCCTGCGAGGGGGACCGTCACCGCCCACCATGCACCTGGCCGGTTCCCAGCGTCCACGAAGGCCGCGACCAGCAGCAACAGGCCCGCTGGAAGAAACAGGAACATGCCAATGATGGCACCGATCAGCCCCCAGGCCAGCAGGCCCGTCCCGATGACGAGGCAGGCTCGGGCAAACACTTTCGGCTGCTCTCGCAACAAGTGCGGCACGGCGGCTGCTGCCGCGCTGACAACAAAGAGCCCAGCGAGGAACAGGGATAGCAAGAGCCCCAAGACCGCCGCACCCACTGCCGCCACGACCCCCGCCACAGCCCAGGCCCGCTGCCGGGCGGACACTGCCTGGCAATCCTCCACGACACCCCCCAACGTTGAACGCGTTCAGTTAAACGCGTTCAAAGTATCGCATGCGCGGCGGCGCCGGAGTGAGAGACCCGGCAGCCATGCACGAGTAACGATCGGGCACAAGCACCAGCAGGCCGTTCCCTCTTGGTGGTGAACCCTCCGCGCAAGCGGGCCCTGCGCGATCAGCTGTTCCGCGGAGCGGCCGTGGCTGCGCGTGTGGGCGGCCGCTTCCTCAACCTCGTCGGCGAACCTTTCGCGGTCCGCCGCACAGTGGATGAACGGCGAGGGGCCGTCGTCGGACACCGGTACGGCGACCGGCGCGGGCTCCCGTGTGGGAGCGGGGCGTCCCTCTTCAGGCACATGGTGACCAAGCCCGGTTCATGTAGCAGAGACGGACGGTCTCGCCGCTGGGGAGGACGGCCCCGTACAGCTTGCCGTCCTGGGCGGTTTCGCCGACGACGAAGCCGTTTACTTCGACCGGGCGGACATCACGCATGTTCGCGGCCGGGCAGCGGCACGGACGGCCGCAGGCTCACTGCCCGGCCTGGCCGGGGCTGAAGAAATCGGGGTGGGTGATCGGGGCGTGGCAGGGCCGCCCTCCGGTTCGTGGCCGCAACCCAGCGCCGGACCGAAGGCGCGGGAGGGTCTGCTCGACTTCGGCTCGACATGCAGACTGTGTCGGTGTAAGCCCTGTAACACGCCGCGACCCACCGGCCAGGACGCCGCTGAGGGCCCCCAGCGCCAGGCCGACAGGCTTGTAGGCCACCTTCGCTGCCTTCATCGGTGCCTCCTGCTACGGCGTACCAGCAGAAGGAGTACGAGCGCGGCGCCTGCGACCAGAAGCAGAGACCGCTTCTCCCCTGCGGCCTGCGCGGCCAGATAGGCCTTCTCCCGCACGGGCTGCGGTGTCTTGTCCTGGAGCTTGTCGGCGACAGCGGCGGCGGTGTCGTTCAGCCGGGTCTTGGCCTGCCCGGCCTTCTCCCGCACGGGATCGGGAGTCTTGTCCTGCGCGCGCTGCAGCACATGCGTGGCCTTGTCCTGGACCTGGGCCTTGGCCTGCGCCGCTTTCTCGCTCACTTGCTGCTTGGCGGCGGCTGCCTTCTCCTGTGCCTGCGCCTTCACGTCCGCCTTGGCGGCCAAGGCCTCCACGGTCCGGCCCAGCTCCTCGCGGGTTTCCTCCACCTGCTCGTGCAGCTCCTCGGGCGTGGGGGCGGAGCTGTTCGCATCGTATTCGTCGGTCATCGGTGCGTCCTTTCCTTGATCTCGGCGACGTCGGCCTTGACGCTGTCGATGGCCTGCTCGGGCGCGGGCGGGGTGGCCTGGCCGACCTGCTTCTTGCCCACCACGGCGAGAACGGCGGCGATCGCGAGCAGGACACCGGTGGTGATCAGCGCGGCCGCCCATACCGGCAAGACCAGTGCGAGGGCGGCGATCGCCGTGGCGGCGAGCGCCTGCAGCGCCAGGAGTGTCACCACTCCGGCACCGCCGAACAGGCCGCCGCCGAGGCCGAACCGTTTCCCTTTCTGGGTCATCTCCGCCTGCGCGAGGCGCAGCTCGTCGCGGACCAGCTGCGTCAGCTGCTGCGATACCTGCGAGACCAGCGCGCCCATCGAATCCTCGCCGTCGCTGTGTCCGGCGCGGTCCTCAGAGGAATCCATCACCTTCACCTGCCTTCCTCATCGCTGCTGAACAAATCGGGGCCACGGCGCTTCGGCTCACCGCTTCGAGACGGGTCACAGTTTTCGGGTGTCGCGGGGCTCGACGTAGGGCTCTTCTTCCGCCGGGTGGCCGGTTTCGATGGCGCGTCGGCGTTCGAGTTCGGCGTTGAACTCCAGGCCCAGGAGGATGGCGATGTTGGAGAGCCACAGCCAGATCAGGAAGATGATCACTGCGGCGAGGCTGCCGTAGGTCTTGTCGTAGCTGGAGAAGTTCGCCACGTACAGCGCGAAGGCAGCGGAGGCGATGATCCAGATGACCACCGCGAGGATGCTGCCGGGGCTGACCCAGCGGAATCCTCGTTTGACGTTCGGGGCCGCCCAGTACAGCAGGGCGATCACCAGACTGAACAGCAGGATCAGCACGGGCCACTTGGCGATGTTCCATACCGTGACGGCCGTGTCGCCGACCCCGAGGACTTCCCCGGTCTTCTTGGCCAGGGCGCCGGTGAAGATCACACCGACCGCGATGGCGGCCAGCAGCACCACCACGACGATCGTGATGATGAGCCGGGTCGGCAGGGTCTTCCACACTGGCCTTCCCTCGCCGATGTCGTACACGGCGTTGGAGGCGCGCATGAAGGCCGCGATGTAGCCGGAGGCCGACCACAGAGCGACGGCGATACCGATGATCAGCGCGATTCCTGCCTTGCCCTGGCTGCTCTGCAGCTGCGTCAGCATGCTGTTCAGGATGTTGCGGACCGATCCGGGCGCCAGGGCACCCACATTGTCGATCAGTGGCTTGATGGTCGAGCTGCCCAGCAGCCCCAGGATCGACACCAGCGCCAGCAGGGCCGGGAAGATGGACAGCACCCCGTAGTAGGTCAGGGCAGCCGCCCAGTCGCTGAGGTTGTCTTCCTTGAACTCCTCCACCGTGCGTTTCAGCACCGCCCACCAGGACTCTTTCGGAAGGTCCGTCGGCTTCTCGGCCGGAGGCCGTGTCCTATCCGGCCCTGAGTCGGCAGCTTCGCCGTGATCTGGCCTGCGTCGCGCCATGATCCACTCACCACCACTTCCTTGAGGAAAGGGCAACCCGCTCCGCGGGCGTTCCCAGCCGCGTCGGGCCACGGGCCTGCCCCGTGCGCCGTCGGCGCTCTGCCCGATTTCCGGGCCTGGGCCTTGATCTGCCAGTGCTGCTCGCGGGCATGGCCCTCGGTAGGGGCGGGCGAGGGAGGGGTCGTTCCGCCGAAGCCCTCGTGACTCCTGGATGCAGTTCGTTCCTCGCGGGTAACCCACTTCCAACAGCACCAAACGGTTCAGCACGCCGCAACCGCTGCCTGCCCGGACCCTGTCTCCCTGGCCGTGATGGCGCTCCTTGAAAACTCGGAGATCCTCATCAGCCGCCGTCAGCCTGGCAGCAGCCGACGCAGCAGGAGGCAGGGGGCGTGGTGGACAAGGCAGGCGCCGGCCAGGCCGATCGCTGCTCCGGCGGCAACGTCGCTGGGGTAGTGCGCACCTCTGTGGATCCGTTCGGTGGCCACCATCACTGCAGGCACTGAGCAGAGGGCGCCCATCCAGGGCCAGGTGCCGGCCACGGCGGCGGTGAACCCGACGGCGGCGGCGGTGTGGCCGGAGGGAAAGGAGGAGCTGTCCGGCCGCTCGTGCACGTCCTCGTGCGGGATCAGCCGCTGGGGCGGTCTGCGCCGCTCGTACAGCGGCTTGCACACTGCATTGGAGACCAGCTCGGCTGCCGCCATGCTGGCAAGCCCCGCTATGGCCGCTTTTCTGCCCCGGTAGCCGCCGACCGCGGCCATCCCGACCGCGATGCCCCACCACAGCTTGGTGTGCTCCGCCGCAGACTCCACCAACGGCAGCACCCGCCGCGCAAAGGCGGAATCCCACAGGGCAATACGGCGGGTCAAACACCGGTCCTGTTCTGGCAGGTCGGGCACGTCTGTCATGGATCTGCTACTTCCCTTCCCCCTACCGACGCACACGTCCGGCAAGCCCGCCCGCGGCCCGCGGGGCCGTCGCTCCGTACCCGTGCCGCGCGTCCCGGGGAGACCGCCCACACAGACATCAAGTGAACCAGTTTCATGGGATTTCAGATGTTTTGCGTGGCTGTAGCGGGTGACGCGCTTGGTGAGACACCACGAAGGAGGACGAAGTGATCACCCAAGAGCAGATTCCGACCGTGCTCGACCATCCGGTCTACGACGCCGACGGCAACAAGATCGGCGATGCCAAGCACGTCTTCCTCGACGACGCCACCGGCCAGCCCGAATGGGTCAGCGTCAAGACCGGACTGTTCGGCACCAGCGAGTCGTTCGTGCCGATCCAGGACGCCACCATGGTCGAGGACCACCTCGAGGTTCCCTACGGCAAGGACAAGATCAAGGACGCGCCCAACGTCGACGTCGACGCCGGCGGCCACCTCTCCGAAGCAGAAGAGCACCGCCTGTACGAGTACTACGGCATCGACTGGGATGCCGCCTGGCAGCAGGCCAACCAGCCCGGCCAGAGCGGTTGGGCCCGCACCGACACCAGCGAGTTCACCCAGCCGGGCACCGACACCACCGCCTACGCCGACACCACCATGGAGCCGGCTCGCGACGATGACGCGATGACCCGCTCCGAGGAGCAGATGCACGTCGGCACCGAGCGCCGTGAGGCCGGCCGGGCCCGGCTCCGCAAATACGTCGTCACCGAAGAAGTCCAGCAAACCGTCCCGGTAAGCCACGAAGAGGTCCGCATCGAACGCGAACCAGTCACCGACGCCAACCGTGACGCCGCCATGTCCGGCCCTGACATCTCCGAGGACGAGCACGAGGTG
This window of the Streptomyces sp. SLBN-118 genome carries:
- a CDS encoding SCO4225 family membrane protein, which produces MRSGLRTIATLTFGNWLSCAYLGLAGFLLLLGAGEDGSQVAGLLALCLAVPTGTALLAVVSSLGAWAETDAMMWGILLFTYAFQAFLLGLLVRTARRGPRMLKREALAPGWDNAGRRTPHGN
- a CDS encoding DUF3618 domain-containing protein, which translates into the protein MTDEYDANSSAPTPEELHEQVEETREELGRTVEALAAKADVKAQAQEKAAAAKQQVSEKAAQAKAQVQDKATHVLQRAQDKTPDPVREKAGQAKTRLNDTAAAVADKLQDKTPQPVREKAYLAAQAAGEKRSLLLVAGAALVLLLLVRRSRRHR
- a CDS encoding phage holin family protein, coding for MDSSEDRAGHSDGEDSMGALVSQVSQQLTQLVRDELRLAQAEMTQKGKRFGLGGGLFGGAGVVTLLALQALAATAIAALALVLPVWAAALITTGVLLAIAAVLAVVGKKQVGQATPPAPEQAIDSVKADVAEIKERTHR
- a CDS encoding YihY/virulence factor BrkB family protein, whose translation is MARRRPDHGEAADSGPDRTRPPAEKPTDLPKESWWAVLKRTVEEFKEDNLSDWAAALTYYGVLSIFPALLALVSILGLLGSSTIKPLIDNVGALAPGSVRNILNSMLTQLQSSQGKAGIALIIGIAVALWSASGYIAAFMRASNAVYDIGEGRPVWKTLPTRLIITIVVVVLLAAIAVGVIFTGALAKKTGEVLGVGDTAVTVWNIAKWPVLILLFSLVIALLYWAAPNVKRGFRWVSPGSILAVVIWIIASAAFALYVANFSSYDKTYGSLAAVIIFLIWLWLSNIAILLGLEFNAELERRRAIETGHPAEEEPYVEPRDTRKL
- a CDS encoding phosphatase PAP2 family protein; this translates as MTRRIALWDSAFARRVLPLVESAAEHTKLWWGIAVGMAAVGGYRGRKAAIAGLASMAAAELVSNAVCKPLYERRRPPQRLIPHEDVHERPDSSSFPSGHTAAAVGFTAAVAGTWPWMGALCSVPAVMVATERIHRGAHYPSDVAAGAAIGLAGACLVHHAPCLLLRRLLPG
- a CDS encoding DUF2382 domain-containing protein — its product is MITQEQIPTVLDHPVYDADGNKIGDAKHVFLDDATGQPEWVSVKTGLFGTSESFVPIQDATMVEDHLEVPYGKDKIKDAPNVDVDAGGHLSEAEEHRLYEYYGIDWDAAWQQANQPGQSGWARTDTSEFTQPGTDTTAYADTTMEPARDDDAMTRSEEQMHVGTERREAGRARLRKYVVTEEVQQTVPVSHEEVRIEREPVTDANRDAAMSGPDISEDEHEVTLHEERPVVETQTVPVERVRMDTEEHTDEETVRGEVRKERIEADMPEQDDDR